Genomic segment of Candidatus Omnitrophota bacterium:
GCAGCCACACGTGGATCTTGCCCGGCGGCCAGTTCGTGATCAACACGCTGGAGTACGGCTATGACCACTACGATGCGCCGGATTACGCCCTCAGCGCGATGGAGCGGGATGACCGCCACCTCACGGTGCGGGCCACATATGGCATCCCAGTTGGCCTGCTGCTGCCGAAGTGGCAAGCGCTGGAGCCCATCGTCGCGGATCTGACCGCGATCGGCAGCTTCGAGCAAACCCGGTATCTGTCCACAGTGGCCAACTATAGCTACGCGAACTCAAAATTTGATGTTATGATGACCAAGCGGATCGAATTCTGATGATGCGGCGTTTACAGCGCGGCGCGTTGGCGGCAACGGTGATGGCGGCTGCGTCAATCGCCTGGGCAGAGCCTGCGGCGGTAGCGCCCGGCCAAGTCGGCGTGGCTGCGGCGGTGCAAGGGGTCGTCAACGTCACCGCCGGCAACACCGGTCCTGCGCGGCCGGTGCGCAGCGGCCAGGCGATTTTCCTCGGCGATCTTGTCACGACGGAAGCGCAGAGCCGTCTCCAAATCCTGCTGCTGGATCAAACGGTCTTTACGATCGGGCCGGCCAGCGCGATTGCGATCGACGAATTTGTGTACGATCCCTCGACCGACGCCGGCAAGCTCAGCGCCCAGATCACCAAAGGGGTGTTTCGGTTCGTGAGCGGCCGCCTGGCGCACAAAGATCCCAATCAGATGAAAGTGAAGCTGCCTTCAGGCACGATCGGCGTGCGCGGCACATGCGTCACCGGCAGCGTCGAAGGGGATCGAGCCACGGTCGCCCTCGTCAGCCCCGGCGGGCTGACGGTGGATAACGCCGGACGGCAAGTGCAGGTGACGCGCAGCGGGTTTGGGACCACACTCTCAGGCCTGAATGCGCCGCCCAGCGCGCCGTCATCTATCCCCACGGCCGAGCTGACGGCGATGGCCACGTCGTTGACCCCGACGATGCAGATGGGCATGGAGGCGATGCGCCAGCAGATGCAGGCCGATCAACAGGGCGCTGGCCCTGCCGCCGGACAACCTGGAGGGCCTGGCCCTCAAATGCAGCAGCCAGGCCAGCCAACCGAAGGCCAACCGCAAGGTCCTGCCGGCCCAAGTCCCTTCGCTCCCGGCACGGCAGCCCCGGGCCAGTTCCAGCCAGGGACATTTCAGCCAGGCGCGTTCCAGCCTGGCACCTTTCAGCCTGGCATGTTCGGGCCGCAGGGACCGATGGGTCCAATTATAGCGGGCCCAATTCTTTACGGCCCAATTTACGACGTACCACCTCCACAATTTTTCCCACCACCACCAACGCCAATACCGGAACAAACAGCCCAAATCCTCGATGGCATCAGCAAACTCGACCAGCTGCGCCAAATTCAAACCGGCATTTTTCATTTCCAGCGAGCTGTGATCGACGCGTTTCATCAAACGTTCCCGGTCGACCGCCCGGGCCGCCTGGAGGTGTTTCTGGACATCGACTTCGGTGCGCGCACCGTCGGCGGCAACAACTCCCGCCTCATCGTCAAGACCGGCACAGGGGTCAGTCCACCGGACATCGACTCCACCATCACCATCCAAACGCAGTCGTTTGCCTCGGGTATCGGCGATGCGGTCTTCACCGCCTCAGGCGGTGGGTTGAGCGGAACGTTTACGATGTCCAACGCCGGAGGGGTCATCGCCAACCGCCTGAAGGCTGAGGCTGTCTTCGACACCGGCACTGGAGTAGGTGGAAAGCAGGGCTCGGGCACGTTCAACGACATCCAGCGGCAAGACGGGAACTCGCCGCCACCACCGCCACCGCCGTAGGAGAATTGCCGGATGGCTGACCGAGGCCGGATCGTTCGGGTCCGCAAAGGCGACCTCATTATCCAGGAAGGCATGCGCGACATGCGCGCCTACCAGATCATCGCCGGGCGCGTGAAAGTCTACACCACGCACAAGGGGCGCCGCTACGCGCTGGGGCGATTGGGCGTTGGCGAGGCGTTTGGGGAAATCGCGCTGGTCTCAAACGCCCCGCGCATCGCCTCGGTGGTGGCCGAGGAAGACTGCACGCTGCGCGCCATCACGCGGCCGGTGTTTAACCGTCTGCTGCGGCGAAACCCGCGCGCCGTCGTCCCGCTGCTCACAGCGCTCGTTGAGCGCCTGCGCGAGATGAACCGCAAGTATCTCACCGCGCTTGAAGCGCGCGGGGTGCCAAAACCCTCGGCCTATTTCGACGCCGAGGCAAACACCCCATCCCAATCCGCCGGTGGCGGACTCGTCTGATACCGATCGATCCGCTCAAGATACCGCTGATAGAAGACCCGCAAGCGCGTGCGCGGCGTATCGAAGGCCAGGCACTCGTGGATCGCCGCCGCGGCCTCTTCCCACCGCTGGGCTCGATACGCCGAGAGCATCTGCTGGTGCCGCGGCAGCAGCGCGCGGAATCCCTCATCGCGGGCGAAGGTCTCATCGCCGATCAAGCCGAAAATCCTCGTCGGAGCCTGGCGGCCTTTGACGCGGATCAAGTCCAGCTCAACCGTCGCCATCATCGGCACCGCCGTCTGGGTCCCTTCCCCGAGAATCATGTCCAGGCGATACTCTTTGGATTGCCCTTCCAGCCGCGAGGCGAGATTGACCGAATCGCCGAGCACGGAATAGTTGAAGCGCTGCTCAGAGCCCAAGTTGCCGACGACGCATTCCCCGGTATTCACGCCGATGCCGATATGCACGGTGTCAAACGCCTGGCCCCGCTTGGCGTGCTCCTCGGCGAGCTGCTGGTTGAACCGAACGAGCTGCTGGCGCATGCCAAGCGCTGCCAGGCACGCATGGCGGGCATGCTGGGGATCATCCAGCGGCGCATTCCAAAACGCCATCAGGCAATCCCCGACGTATTTGTCGATGGTGCCGTCCTGCGCCATGACTTCGCGCGTCATGGGGGTCAGAAACTGATTGATAAAGCGCGTGATCTCTTCCGCGGTCTGCTGCTCGGCCAAACCGGTGAACCCTCGGATATCCAGAAAGAGCACCGTCATGATCTTGCGCTCTCCGCCCAGCTTCAGCTGCTCAGGATGCTGCGCTAAGCGCTCGACCAGCACGGGGGAGAGATACATGCCGAAGGCCCGCCGCACCTGGCGCCGCTCGGCCTCGGCCCGCATGAAGCCCATCAGCGACGCCACGAGATAAATGCCCAGGGCCGCGAGCGACGGCACCACCGGATCCAGCAGTAGCCCGTGGCGGAGGAACGCGTACCATGAGCCGGCGATGGCCAGGCCGATGGCGCCGGCTCCCAAGCCTGCGCACCACAGCGCCCCGGCCCGCGGCAACAGCAGCATGAGTGCGAGGCCCAGCGCGATCAAGAAGCAGATTTCCGCCCCGTCGGCCCAATCCGGCCGCTGCAGCCACTGGCGCGTGAGCATCTGCTCGGCGAGCTGCGCATGCACGGAGACCCCGGCCGCCGACGGATTGAGCGGGGTCGCCCGCAAATCTTTCAACCCGGCAGCGCTCGTGCCGACAAACACGATGCACGATGTCAGCGCATCAGCCGGAAACTCCTCGGAAAAGATCTTCCATGCCGGGATGGTGCGCGCCGGGACCTCCTCGGTGTAATACACCCACGCCCGGCCTTGCGCATCGGTCGGCACGACCAGCGATCCCACCTTCAGGCTCACGATCCCGGTGCGAGCCCCCAAGCTGCGCTCCCCGCTTCCCCCGGATGATTTGATCCCGTAACTCGATGCGCCCTGATAGACCCGGAGCGCTTCCAGCACTAGCGACGGATACAGCGCGTCGCCGAACCGCAGCACGAGCGGCACGCGCCGCGTCATGCCGTCAGGCTCCGGCGTCATCGTAAAGTGGCCGTTGCCGGCGGCGGCGGCTTCCAGCGCCGGCAAATTGACGACCGCGCCTTGGTAGGACGCGACGAAGGCAACCGGATCCTCGCCGGCGAACGCAAAGCCTGCTTTGGCCGCGGGCGGGCGGGCGGAGGGTGTGGGGTCTGACGTCAGCGTAAAGCCGGTGACGACTTGCGCGCGCGCGATCGCTTGGGCGAGTACTCGATCGTGATCCGGCAGCCGCGCGATTTCGGCGCGCAGCAACGGCGAGGCCTCTTTCGATGACCACTGCGGCAGCAGGCGAGACGGCGAGGTGCGATCCGGCTCGGCGAAGACGGCATCAAACGCAATGGGAGCCGCCCCCAGGGCGGTGAGGCGGTCGACGAGCGCCGCCACCTGGGTCCTGGGCCAGGGCCATTGGCCCAGCCGGGTAAGCGTTTCGTCGTCGACATCGATGATGCGAACCGGAACGGGCTGGTACGCCCGCGGATGCATGCGCTGGAAGGCATCGAAGATGCGCGCGCGGATTTCGTCAAGGGCTGGGGGATTGAGCACGCGAAGGCCCACCGCCAGCACGAAGACGGCGGCGGGAATCGCGCGGGCGGCGGCGTTAGAAATACGGCTGAAAGAGCTGCTCCAATTCATTCAGCAGATGTCGATCGAGTTCAAACTCAATCACGTTGGCCCCGGCGTCCAGCCGCACGATCGCGTTGAGGCTGGCGTCTTCAATGTCCA
This window contains:
- a CDS encoding FecR domain-containing protein, whose amino-acid sequence is MMRRLQRGALAATVMAAASIAWAEPAAVAPGQVGVAAAVQGVVNVTAGNTGPARPVRSGQAIFLGDLVTTEAQSRLQILLLDQTVFTIGPASAIAIDEFVYDPSTDAGKLSAQITKGVFRFVSGRLAHKDPNQMKVKLPSGTIGVRGTCVTGSVEGDRATVALVSPGGLTVDNAGRQVQVTRSGFGTTLSGLNAPPSAPSSIPTAELTAMATSLTPTMQMGMEAMRQQMQADQQGAGPAAGQPGGPGPQMQQPGQPTEGQPQGPAGPSPFAPGTAAPGQFQPGTFQPGAFQPGTFQPGMFGPQGPMGPIIAGPILYGPIYDVPPPQFFPPPPTPIPEQTAQILDGISKLDQLRQIQTGIFHFQRAVIDAFHQTFPVDRPGRLEVFLDIDFGARTVGGNNSRLIVKTGTGVSPPDIDSTITIQTQSFASGIGDAVFTASGGGLSGTFTMSNAGGVIANRLKAEAVFDTGTGVGGKQGSGTFNDIQRQDGNSPPPPPPP
- a CDS encoding cyclic nucleotide-binding domain-containing protein gives rise to the protein MADRGRIVRVRKGDLIIQEGMRDMRAYQIIAGRVKVYTTHKGRRYALGRLGVGEAFGEIALVSNAPRIASVVAEEDCTLRAITRPVFNRLLRRNPRAVVPLLTALVERLREMNRKYLTALEARGVPKPSAYFDAEANTPSQSAGGGLV
- a CDS encoding adenylate/guanylate cyclase domain-containing protein, producing the protein MNWSSSFSRISNAAARAIPAAVFVLAVGLRVLNPPALDEIRARIFDAFQRMHPRAYQPVPVRIIDVDDETLTRLGQWPWPRTQVAALVDRLTALGAAPIAFDAVFAEPDRTSPSRLLPQWSSKEASPLLRAEIARLPDHDRVLAQAIARAQVVTGFTLTSDPTPSARPPAAKAGFAFAGEDPVAFVASYQGAVVNLPALEAAAAGNGHFTMTPEPDGMTRRVPLVLRFGDALYPSLVLEALRVYQGASSYGIKSSGGSGERSLGARTGIVSLKVGSLVVPTDAQGRAWVYYTEEVPARTIPAWKIFSEEFPADALTSCIVFVGTSAAGLKDLRATPLNPSAAGVSVHAQLAEQMLTRQWLQRPDWADGAEICFLIALGLALMLLLPRAGALWCAGLGAGAIGLAIAGSWYAFLRHGLLLDPVVPSLAALGIYLVASLMGFMRAEAERRQVRRAFGMYLSPVLVERLAQHPEQLKLGGERKIMTVLFLDIRGFTGLAEQQTAEEITRFINQFLTPMTREVMAQDGTIDKYVGDCLMAFWNAPLDDPQHARHACLAALGMRQQLVRFNQQLAEEHAKRGQAFDTVHIGIGVNTGECVVGNLGSEQRFNYSVLGDSVNLASRLEGQSKEYRLDMILGEGTQTAVPMMATVELDLIRVKGRQAPTRIFGLIGDETFARDEGFRALLPRHQQMLSAYRAQRWEEAAAAIHECLAFDTPRTRLRVFYQRYLERIDRYQTSPPPADWDGVFASASK